Proteins co-encoded in one Microbacterium hydrocarbonoxydans genomic window:
- the dapF gene encoding diaminopimelate epimerase yields MVAFTKGHGTGNDFVIIADPDGALELTAEQVAVLCDRHFGIGADGILRVVRSTAIADGRAALDEEPDAEWFMDYRNADGSIAEMCGNGIRVFAHYLVRSGLATIEPGSTLPIGTRAGVRDVTRSETGYQVDLGAWRLSGDDPLVTTEGLAVTRPGLGIDVGNPHVVVALASDAELASLELHRAPELEPRLPAGANVEFVVPGEPLVRDGIGHVRMRVSERGVGETLSCGTGVAATALAVRYWAGEQAPNHWRVEVPGGTLGVRMFPAEDGEHVALSGPAQLVFSGEVDLV; encoded by the coding sequence ATGGTCGCATTCACCAAGGGTCACGGCACGGGCAACGACTTCGTCATCATCGCCGACCCCGACGGGGCACTTGAGCTGACCGCCGAGCAGGTCGCCGTGCTGTGCGACCGCCACTTCGGGATCGGTGCCGACGGCATCCTGCGCGTGGTCCGCTCCACAGCCATCGCCGATGGTCGGGCCGCGCTCGACGAGGAGCCCGACGCGGAGTGGTTCATGGACTACCGCAACGCCGACGGTTCGATCGCCGAGATGTGCGGCAACGGGATCCGTGTGTTCGCGCATTACCTCGTGCGTTCCGGTCTCGCGACCATCGAGCCGGGGTCGACGCTGCCCATCGGCACGCGAGCCGGGGTCCGCGACGTCACCCGAAGCGAAACCGGGTATCAGGTCGACCTGGGCGCGTGGAGACTCTCGGGCGATGACCCCCTCGTGACGACGGAGGGCCTCGCTGTCACGCGGCCGGGCCTGGGAATCGACGTCGGCAACCCTCACGTGGTCGTGGCTCTCGCGTCCGATGCCGAACTGGCATCACTCGAGTTGCACCGCGCACCCGAGCTCGAGCCCCGCCTGCCGGCCGGAGCGAACGTAGAGTTCGTCGTGCCCGGCGAGCCTCTCGTCCGCGATGGGATCGGTCACGTGCGGATGCGGGTGTCGGAACGGGGCGTGGGTGAGACGCTCAGCTGCGGCACCGGTGTCGCAGCCACCGCACTCGCCGTGCGGTATTGGGCGGGGGAGCAGGCGCCGAACCACTGGCGCGTCGAGGTGCCCGGTGGCACGCTCGGCGTCCGCATGTTCCCCGCAGAAGACGGCGAGCACGTAGCGCTGTCGGGTCCCGCTCAACTGGTGTTCAGCGGCGAGGTAGACCTGGTCTGA